Proteins from a genomic interval of Schaalia odontolytica:
- the holA gene encoding DNA polymerase III subunit delta — translation MAARGGRGATPTQVALAPIVLIKGSEGLLVDRALDQLRFLAHQADPNLERTDIVAATYQAGQIDVIASPSLFGESRMVIIRDLETMSDALAADLIAYASAPAPDVWLFLAHPGGNARGKKVIDAIAKAKWPVIPAEPLKNDREKLALIASDVRSARRQMDNEAMQALVDALGNDPRAMAGALAQLLSDVSGRITLEDVRRYQAGRVEATGYDVADAAVAGHSAKALTLTRHAFATGIAPQVLVAALAMKFRAMAKVSIGGGASSLKMAPWQVDRARRELRGWSDNSLAAAFGAIATADAETKGESRDPQRAIEKAIITICRLRGR, via the coding sequence GTGGCAGCACGCGGCGGGCGAGGCGCGACGCCCACCCAGGTAGCGCTGGCTCCCATCGTCCTCATCAAAGGAAGCGAGGGGCTCCTCGTTGACCGTGCGCTTGACCAGCTGCGCTTCCTCGCCCACCAGGCCGATCCCAACCTCGAACGCACGGACATCGTCGCCGCCACCTACCAGGCCGGGCAGATCGACGTCATTGCCTCCCCCTCCCTCTTCGGGGAGTCCCGCATGGTCATCATCCGCGACCTCGAAACGATGAGTGACGCCCTCGCCGCCGACCTGATCGCCTACGCGAGTGCTCCAGCCCCCGACGTGTGGCTTTTCCTCGCCCACCCCGGCGGCAACGCGCGGGGCAAGAAGGTCATCGACGCGATCGCCAAGGCCAAGTGGCCCGTCATCCCCGCCGAACCCCTCAAGAATGACCGCGAGAAGCTCGCGCTCATCGCCTCCGACGTGCGTTCCGCACGCCGACAGATGGACAACGAGGCCATGCAGGCCCTCGTCGACGCTCTGGGCAACGATCCGCGCGCGATGGCGGGGGCGCTCGCGCAGCTCCTGTCCGACGTGAGCGGACGCATCACCCTGGAGGACGTGCGCCGTTACCAGGCCGGGCGCGTGGAAGCCACCGGCTACGACGTGGCCGATGCCGCGGTCGCCGGACACTCCGCGAAGGCACTGACCCTGACACGCCACGCCTTCGCCACCGGCATCGCCCCGCAGGTGCTCGTCGCCGCACTCGCGATGAAGTTCCGGGCGATGGCGAAGGTGTCAATTGGAGGGGGTGCCTCGTCCCTGAAGATGGCCCCCTGGCAGGTGGACCGAGCCCGGCGCGAGCTGCGTGGCTGGTCCGATAACTCCCTGGCTGCGGCCTTCGGAGCGATCGCGACCGCGGATGCAGAAACGAAGGGCGAGTCGCGCGACCCCCAGCGGGCGATCGAGAAGGCCATCATCACGATTTGCCGGCTGCGCGGACGCTGA
- a CDS encoding ComEA family DNA-binding protein has product MNLSQLLARRRMRALTKAVYDSAVSQEDEAADKRVARLLPGGATVAALILVLVLITAVSIWKHAGNAQAPRTEQTASETGENGQSTDAQTGPTDSPPTAGGQVTVYVSGAVASPGVLTLPASSRIIDAIDAAGGALPDADLDSLNLARVLVDGEHIRLTHAGQSPDTDAANEATASCVRLDTASDKDLQTLPGIGPALASRIIQYRTTHPRITSVDALDEVPGIGPALIEKIRPGVCP; this is encoded by the coding sequence ATGAACCTGTCGCAACTGCTGGCTCGCAGGCGCATGAGGGCCCTGACCAAGGCCGTGTACGATTCCGCTGTCTCGCAGGAGGACGAGGCCGCAGACAAGCGGGTGGCCCGGCTCCTCCCGGGAGGTGCGACCGTCGCGGCTCTCATCCTCGTCCTCGTCCTCATCACCGCCGTCAGCATCTGGAAACACGCGGGCAACGCCCAGGCGCCGCGGACGGAACAGACCGCGAGCGAAACAGGCGAGAACGGACAATCAACCGACGCCCAGACGGGCCCCACCGACAGCCCACCCACGGCGGGAGGACAGGTCACCGTCTACGTGTCCGGGGCGGTGGCTTCCCCCGGAGTTCTCACCCTCCCCGCCTCCTCCCGCATCATCGATGCCATCGACGCAGCTGGAGGAGCCCTGCCCGACGCCGACCTCGACTCCCTCAACCTCGCCCGCGTCCTCGTTGATGGAGAACACATACGCCTCACCCATGCGGGGCAAAGCCCCGACACGGACGCCGCCAACGAGGCGACCGCCTCCTGCGTCCGACTGGACACCGCCAGCGACAAGGATCTGCAAACCCTCCCGGGGATAGGCCCGGCCCTCGCCTCGCGGATCATCCAGTACCGCACGACCCACCCCCGCATCACCAGCGTCGACGCGCTGGACGAGGTGCCCGGAATAGGTCCCGCACTGATCGAGAAGATACGCCCGGGAGTGTGCCCATGA
- a CDS encoding ComEC/Rec2 family competence protein translates to MNERQAPVMIDLRLLPAAASTWAATWWATSRPPPWPLAAALLVLCCAASASYAYSRRHTHPPRHARTPPRSARMGVALLCACLACALAVAGMARQRYDADPARGEAGPIRARVVLEDDPAPLSSGHVARRRARVRIAEVFDGIRWAPSQARALVSAPGWEGAARGDVFEVTGTLDPSFASAPPSVGAVRARRASLIERPGGVYAWMRVTHRSFVAACETLPGHARALVPGMAIGDDRLLSADLAEAMKTTSLTHLTAVSGSHIVIILAALNLVLPARKVLRLVATAVVLCGIVILVGPQPSVLRSVCVAAVACLGLVLGREGQAVAALSGVVIVSLILDPWASRSYGFALSCLAALALVGPSAVLIRRARRRLRADTRLGRAVRALVEGTCVPALAEVFTAPLIVSLSGTVPVWGIAANVLAEPAVPLVTLAGLAGALFAPVSPPLASACAWLASWGTAWIAALARFFSGLAASGIQVPGGPPTLLSLYACAGAGWGAWVAWRRWGAPVVEDARGR, encoded by the coding sequence ATGAACGAGCGACAAGCCCCCGTCATGATCGACCTGCGTCTGCTTCCCGCCGCCGCCTCAACCTGGGCCGCCACCTGGTGGGCGACCAGCCGCCCACCTCCCTGGCCCCTCGCCGCGGCACTCCTGGTCCTGTGCTGCGCGGCCTCGGCATCGTACGCGTACTCGCGCCGACACACCCACCCACCCCGGCATGCCAGGACTCCTCCGCGATCGGCGCGCATGGGCGTCGCCCTCCTGTGCGCCTGCCTCGCCTGCGCGCTCGCGGTTGCCGGCATGGCGCGGCAACGCTACGACGCAGATCCGGCTCGCGGTGAGGCCGGGCCGATCCGCGCGCGCGTCGTGCTCGAAGACGACCCGGCTCCGCTCTCCTCCGGTCACGTCGCGCGGCGGCGGGCCCGCGTGCGCATCGCCGAGGTCTTCGACGGCATCCGATGGGCGCCTTCCCAGGCTCGCGCCCTCGTGAGCGCGCCCGGCTGGGAGGGCGCTGCTCGCGGCGACGTCTTCGAGGTGACGGGCACCCTCGACCCCTCCTTCGCCTCCGCGCCTCCCTCGGTGGGGGCCGTGCGAGCTCGCCGCGCCTCCCTCATCGAGCGGCCGGGCGGCGTCTACGCCTGGATGCGTGTCACTCACCGCTCCTTCGTCGCCGCCTGTGAGACGCTTCCCGGGCACGCGCGAGCCCTTGTCCCCGGGATGGCCATCGGTGACGACCGACTCCTCAGCGCCGACCTTGCCGAGGCCATGAAGACGACCTCCCTGACCCACCTCACGGCAGTGTCCGGATCGCACATCGTGATCATCCTCGCGGCCCTGAACCTCGTGCTGCCAGCACGCAAGGTTTTGCGCCTAGTGGCCACGGCGGTCGTGCTCTGCGGCATCGTGATCCTTGTTGGACCCCAGCCCTCCGTCCTGCGATCGGTGTGCGTCGCGGCCGTGGCCTGCCTCGGGCTGGTTCTCGGGCGGGAGGGACAAGCCGTTGCCGCACTGAGCGGTGTCGTCATCGTGTCCCTGATCCTCGATCCATGGGCGTCGCGCTCCTACGGTTTCGCCCTGTCGTGCCTTGCTGCCCTCGCCCTCGTCGGCCCCAGCGCGGTCCTCATCAGGCGTGCGCGCCGACGACTGAGGGCAGACACGCGGCTCGGGCGAGCGGTGCGTGCCCTCGTCGAGGGCACCTGCGTTCCCGCCCTCGCAGAGGTCTTCACCGCGCCGCTCATCGTCTCGCTGTCCGGCACGGTTCCCGTGTGGGGGATAGCAGCCAACGTCCTGGCGGAACCCGCCGTTCCCCTGGTCACCCTCGCAGGCCTGGCCGGAGCCCTCTTCGCTCCCGTTTCCCCGCCCCTGGCGTCCGCGTGCGCCTGGCTCGCCTCGTGGGGGACCGCGTGGATCGCCGCACTCGCGCGCTTCTTTTCGGGGCTCGCCGCCTCGGGCATCCAGGTACCGGGCGGCCCGCCCACGCTCCTGTCCCTCTACGCGTGCGCGGGAGCCGGGTGGGGCGCGTGGGTGGCGTGGCGACGATGGGGTGCACCGGTCGTAGAGGATGCCAGGGGACGGTGA